From the genome of bacterium, one region includes:
- a CDS encoding MoxR family ATPase yields the protein MASDLDALKQLKDSRDVMLKEVGKVIVGQEQIIEQLMMTLLARGHCLLVGVPGLAKTLLISTMARMLDLKFSRIQFTPDLMPSDITGTEIAEEDRATGRRSFKFIKGPVFANIVLADEINRTPPKTQAALLQAMQEHEVTAAGETYRLEEPFFVLATQNPIEQEGTYPLPEAQLDRFMFNLWVDYPSFKEEEQIVKSTTSAATHTVTKVLNAQQIATLQDLVRRVPVADNVVEYAVRLVRKTRPNSDEAPKFIKDYVSWGCGPRASQYLILGAKTRAALHGRPTPDIDDVRAVALPVLRHRIVANFTAEADGMKAEHLVDRLLNEK from the coding sequence ATGGCGTCCGATCTTGACGCGTTGAAACAGCTCAAAGACTCCCGCGACGTAATGCTCAAAGAGGTCGGCAAAGTGATTGTCGGTCAGGAGCAGATTATTGAGCAACTTATGATGACCCTCCTCGCCCGCGGGCATTGCCTGCTCGTCGGTGTGCCGGGCCTGGCCAAGACGCTCTTGATCTCGACGATGGCGCGGATGCTCGATCTCAAGTTCAGCCGCATCCAGTTTACGCCCGACCTGATGCCGTCGGATATCACCGGCACCGAAATCGCCGAGGAAGACCGTGCCACGGGCCGCCGCAGCTTCAAGTTCATCAAAGGCCCCGTGTTCGCTAATATCGTGCTGGCAGACGAAATCAACCGCACGCCGCCCAAGACGCAGGCCGCGCTCCTTCAGGCCATGCAGGAGCACGAGGTCACGGCGGCAGGGGAGACCTATAGGCTTGAAGAGCCGTTCTTCGTGTTGGCCACGCAGAACCCGATTGAGCAGGAGGGCACCTACCCGTTACCCGAAGCACAGCTCGACCGCTTCATGTTCAATCTGTGGGTGGATTACCCGTCGTTCAAGGAAGAAGAGCAGATCGTCAAGAGCACAACCTCGGCCGCCACGCACACCGTGACCAAGGTGCTCAATGCGCAGCAGATCGCTACGCTGCAGGACCTGGTGCGCCGCGTGCCCGTGGCGGATAATGTCGTCGAGTACGCCGTCAGGCTCGTGCGCAAAACTCGCCCGAACAGCGACGAAGCACCGAAGTTCATCAAGGATTACGTGAGCTGGGGCTGCGGCCCGCGCGCTTCGCAATACTTGATTCTCGGCGCCAAAACTCGCGCCGCGCTGCACGGTCGCCCGACGCCCGACATTGACGACGTCCGCGCCGTCGCGCTGCCCGTCCTGCGCCACCGTATCGTCGCGAACTTCACCGCCGAAGCCGATGGCATGAAGGCCGAGCATTTGGTGGATCGCCTGTTGAACGAGAAGTAG
- a CDS encoding DUF58 domain-containing protein, which produces MQLRARMVVEGFMVGLHKSPYHGFSVEFAEHRPYMDGDPLRNLDWKVYAKTDRMYVKQYEEETNLKSYILLDVSNSMNYGSGKITKFQYASYLAAALSFLMIQQRDAVGLAAYDTELKTYLPPRSVHTYLNVILAQLEKLQPNAQTDIGKNLHRVAERISRRGLIIVLSDLMDEPEQILSGLRHFRHNGHEVLVLQILDPREVDFAFSGDVKFKDLETGVELPTQPWHIRKEYQKMMHDFVERIRRGCQEDKIDHTLLQTDTTYDQALISYLTKRRALR; this is translated from the coding sequence ATGCAGCTGCGCGCGCGCATGGTCGTCGAAGGGTTCATGGTCGGCTTACACAAGTCGCCCTATCACGGCTTCTCCGTTGAATTCGCCGAGCATCGTCCCTACATGGACGGTGATCCGCTGCGCAATCTCGACTGGAAGGTCTATGCCAAGACCGACCGCATGTACGTCAAGCAGTACGAAGAAGAGACCAATCTCAAATCGTACATTCTGCTCGACGTATCGAATTCGATGAACTATGGCTCGGGCAAGATCACGAAGTTCCAATATGCGTCATATCTCGCCGCCGCGTTATCGTTCCTGATGATTCAGCAGCGCGATGCCGTCGGATTGGCCGCCTACGACACGGAGCTCAAGACCTATCTGCCGCCGCGTTCGGTACACACGTACCTGAACGTGATTCTGGCGCAGCTCGAGAAGCTCCAGCCCAACGCGCAAACGGACATCGGCAAAAATTTGCACCGCGTCGCCGAACGAATTTCGCGGCGCGGCTTGATTATCGTCTTGTCTGATTTGATGGATGAGCCGGAACAGATTCTCTCAGGCCTGCGCCACTTCCGCCACAACGGCCATGAAGTGCTCGTCCTGCAAATCCTGGATCCGCGCGAAGTGGACTTCGCATTCAGCGGCGACGTCAAATTCAAAGATCTCGAAACTGGCGTCGAGCTGCCGACCCAACCCTGGCATATCCGCAAAGAATACCAGAAGATGATGCACGATTTTGTCGAACGCATCCGCCGCGGCTGTCAGGAAGACAAGATTGACCACACGCTGCTGCAGACCGATACAACGTACGATCAAGCCCTGATCTCATATCTCACCAAGCGCCGGGCGCTGCGCTGA
- a CDS encoding aspartate--ammonia ligase produces the protein MSNKVADLAGPGIGTYEEVEKVLPTDYASLLTPKETQLALAKLKRFIEDGMCKSLNLFRVECPLIVDTTSGVNDYLDRDGSRTPIDFHINNDYNKHPIDAQVVQAATKWKRVALKQFDCAVGEGIITDMRAVRKDYFLDHDHSAYVDQWDWERVITAKDRNLDFLMDIVKKEWKVLTDAEDFVQSEFPKLKNSKWPNLPKELVFLHAEEILDMYPDLPRKQRETKILSEKYPAVFIIGIGWTLKDGYPHEMRAADYDDWVTPTITKNGQLMHGLNGDILVWNHVTKRRHELTSMGVRVTKETLKQQLEATKQMHFLDLPYHKAILNDEIPLSIGGGIGQARTCMSILKKAHLGEVSVTVWPQRLKDMCAARRIHVLN, from the coding sequence ATGTCCAACAAAGTCGCTGATCTGGCCGGACCGGGCATTGGCACGTATGAAGAGGTCGAGAAAGTTCTCCCGACCGATTACGCCTCGCTGCTGACGCCTAAAGAAACACAGCTGGCACTGGCCAAGCTGAAACGCTTCATCGAAGACGGTATGTGCAAGTCGCTGAATCTGTTCCGCGTCGAATGTCCGCTGATCGTGGACACCACAAGCGGCGTCAATGACTATCTCGACCGCGACGGCTCGCGCACGCCGATTGACTTCCACATCAACAACGACTACAACAAACATCCGATTGATGCGCAGGTCGTACAAGCGGCTACGAAGTGGAAACGAGTCGCGCTGAAGCAGTTTGATTGCGCCGTCGGCGAAGGTATCATCACGGATATGCGCGCCGTACGCAAAGACTATTTCCTCGATCATGATCACAGCGCGTACGTAGATCAGTGGGACTGGGAGCGCGTTATCACGGCTAAGGACCGCAATCTCGACTTCTTGATGGACATCGTCAAGAAGGAGTGGAAGGTCCTCACCGACGCCGAGGATTTCGTTCAGAGTGAATTCCCCAAGCTGAAAAACTCGAAGTGGCCGAACCTGCCCAAAGAACTGGTGTTCCTGCATGCCGAAGAGATTCTCGATATGTATCCCGATCTGCCCCGCAAGCAGCGCGAGACCAAGATTCTGTCCGAGAAATATCCCGCAGTCTTCATTATTGGCATCGGCTGGACGCTCAAGGACGGCTATCCGCACGAAATGCGCGCCGCGGATTACGATGATTGGGTGACCCCGACGATTACCAAGAACGGTCAACTCATGCACGGCCTGAATGGCGACATTCTCGTCTGGAATCACGTCACCAAGCGCCGTCACGAATTGACTTCGATGGGCGTGCGCGTCACCAAGGAAACGCTTAAGCAGCAGCTCGAAGCGACCAAGCAGATGCACTTCCTCGACTTGCCGTATCACAAAGCGATTCTGAATGACGAAATCCCGCTGTCCATTGGCGGCGGCATCGGCCAAGCTCGTACTTGCATGAGCATTCTCAAAAAGGCGCACTTGGGCGAGGTCAGCGTCACCGTTTGGCCGCAGCGGCTGAAAGATATGTGCGCCGCGCGTAGAATTCACGTGCTCAACTAA
- a CDS encoding right-handed parallel beta-helix repeat-containing protein codes for MLALIMISVGHAEIHVCGSVTGVWTLADSPVYVDCDIDVPVAQALTIMPGVEVLFTGHFSLTVYGELQAVGAPTDSILFSRAEPTEQSNWAGIRFWDTANDDSRLEYCILEYSQKGAGNDEHTNGGAVYAWASSPTVTRCTLRYNEASRGSAICAFDFSNMHIDHCLFYGNVSPAGMRTVWFSISSGEMDRCTLTDNEGGDLHSYSTAVHATNCIIWSGTEGIDGPVVRYSCVQGGYAGTGNISSNPLFVDAAQLDFHLQPDSPCIDTGDPTADPDDDGSRADMGAIPYGELPPMGIRIDNPAGGDTLVIGATASINWITQGFAGGVSIELNRTYPGGTWETLTALTPNDGQFPWTVSAPPSANCRLRICSVQQADVCGESSADFAIQSGQGFVALVRASEPETALLTWNPGNIECPDAADEWFRIKNFGNAAALVYRPQEPSSAEFSRGSNCPPLFALGTGEMSACSVQLAFLSQVDGLFSDVLRIQSDAGNAVNGYVQIALTAQRLTTPMAPDLAATAVGEDVRLSWQPVTQSVGGCAVNVTRYLVFYSPTTDGPFYYHGWTNHSPYFHLGVITFAPTQYYRVVAVDAPAAALAELRLDTEMLQLLKTLRHRSTN; via the coding sequence TTGCTTGCTCTAATTATGATAAGCGTGGGCCATGCGGAAATTCATGTCTGCGGTTCCGTCACAGGAGTGTGGACCCTCGCCGACTCGCCGGTTTATGTTGATTGCGATATTGACGTACCTGTCGCGCAGGCGCTCACAATCATGCCGGGTGTTGAGGTACTGTTCACCGGTCACTTTTCGCTGACAGTCTACGGTGAATTGCAGGCGGTCGGCGCGCCGACAGACTCGATTCTATTTTCCCGGGCCGAGCCCACCGAGCAAAGCAATTGGGCGGGGATTCGCTTCTGGGATACGGCCAATGACGACAGCCGCTTAGAGTACTGTATCCTCGAATATTCTCAGAAGGGAGCAGGTAACGACGAACATACGAACGGCGGCGCGGTGTACGCGTGGGCGTCGTCGCCGACGGTAACCCGCTGCACCTTGCGCTACAACGAAGCGTCCCGCGGTTCCGCGATTTGTGCTTTCGATTTCTCGAACATGCACATTGACCACTGTCTGTTCTATGGCAACGTGTCGCCTGCTGGCATGCGCACCGTGTGGTTTTCCATTAGCTCGGGTGAGATGGACCGCTGCACCCTTACGGACAATGAGGGCGGCGACCTGCACAGCTACTCGACCGCTGTTCATGCCACGAATTGTATCATCTGGAGCGGAACGGAGGGCATTGATGGGCCGGTCGTTCGTTACAGTTGTGTGCAGGGCGGCTATGCTGGCACGGGAAACATCTCGAGCAATCCGCTCTTCGTGGATGCCGCGCAGCTCGATTTTCATCTTCAACCGGATTCACCGTGTATTGATACCGGAGACCCCACAGCCGATCCTGACGATGACGGATCGCGGGCGGACATGGGTGCAATTCCCTATGGTGAACTGCCTCCAATGGGTATTCGCATTGACAATCCGGCCGGCGGCGACACGCTGGTGATCGGGGCGACAGCTTCGATCAATTGGATCACACAGGGATTCGCGGGCGGAGTATCCATTGAGCTGAACCGAACCTATCCCGGCGGGACGTGGGAGACGTTGACGGCCCTGACGCCAAATGACGGACAGTTCCCGTGGACGGTGAGCGCACCGCCAAGCGCAAACTGCCGTCTGCGAATCTGCTCGGTTCAACAGGCTGATGTCTGCGGTGAATCGAGCGCGGACTTCGCAATACAGTCGGGGCAGGGTTTTGTCGCGTTGGTGCGGGCAAGTGAACCGGAAACCGCGCTCCTAACGTGGAACCCCGGCAACATCGAATGCCCCGATGCGGCGGACGAGTGGTTCCGCATCAAGAACTTCGGCAATGCGGCGGCGCTGGTCTATCGTCCGCAGGAACCGTCTTCGGCTGAGTTCTCAAGAGGATCAAACTGCCCGCCGCTATTCGCGCTGGGAACAGGTGAGATGAGCGCGTGCTCTGTGCAATTGGCGTTTCTATCTCAAGTGGATGGCCTGTTCAGCGACGTTTTGCGAATTCAAAGTGATGCTGGAAACGCCGTGAATGGCTATGTGCAAATAGCGCTAACGGCGCAGCGGCTAACGACACCGATGGCGCCTGACCTGGCGGCGACGGCAGTCGGCGAAGATGTGCGATTGTCGTGGCAGCCCGTGACCCAGTCGGTCGGAGGCTGCGCGGTCAATGTCACGCGCTATCTGGTCTTCTATTCGCCGACGACCGACGGTCCGTTCTACTACCACGGCTGGACAAACCACTCGCCGTATTTCCATCTCGGCGTCATTACCTTTGCGCCGACGCAATACTACCGCGTCGTGGCCGTGGACGCGCCTGCGGCGGCGCTGGCCGAATTGCGACTGGATACGGAGATGCTGCAACTTCTCAAGACACTGCGTCACCGTTCGACGAATTAA
- a CDS encoding helix-turn-helix transcriptional regulator: MIRSARPNSDDFDGGRIKRLREELNMTQENFAHEIGVTFATVNRWENGRTTPNKVAQKVLLLLERKLRKTKKLDS, translated from the coding sequence ATGATTCGCTCGGCGCGACCCAATTCCGATGACTTCGACGGAGGGCGCATCAAACGCCTCCGCGAAGAACTCAATATGACCCAGGAAAACTTCGCGCACGAAATCGGCGTGACCTTCGCCACCGTTAACCGCTGGGAAAACGGCCGGACGACCCCCAACAAGGTCGCACAAAAGGTGCTGCTGCTCTTGGAGCGCAAATTGCGCAAGACAAAGAAGCTGGACTCATAA
- the mutM gene encoding bifunctional DNA-formamidopyrimidine glycosylase/DNA-(apurinic or apyrimidinic site) lyase, which produces MPELPEVETCVRELRPRLIGRTLRRAWAAVPRQLGTQTPQQLARAIKDQSVIAVERRGKYILLRLERGMLLVHLRMTGRLYVDATTTPPPDYARAGFTLDDGRESLYFRDVRTLGTLHYYRNADHVRELAGLGWEPLDVPVTPAQLKERLAARAQAIKVVLLDQNLYAGIGNIYASEACWVARIDPRTSANRLSRAQCERLCAAVPDVLRTALDRGGSSLRDFMSPDGNYGSYQKEFRVYDRENEECLRCNGAISKIVQAQRSTYFCPKCQKKR; this is translated from the coding sequence ATGCCTGAACTTCCCGAAGTTGAAACATGCGTTCGCGAGTTGCGGCCGCGCTTGATCGGGCGCACCCTGCGCAGAGCGTGGGCGGCGGTGCCGCGTCAACTGGGCACGCAAACGCCGCAGCAATTGGCGCGCGCGATCAAGGATCAATCGGTGATTGCCGTCGAACGCCGCGGCAAATATATTCTCCTGCGGCTTGAACGCGGTATGCTGCTCGTGCATCTGCGCATGACCGGAAGATTGTACGTGGACGCAACAACGACGCCGCCGCCCGACTATGCCCGGGCCGGATTCACACTCGACGACGGTCGCGAATCACTCTATTTCCGGGATGTGCGCACGCTGGGCACGTTGCACTACTATCGGAATGCGGATCATGTTCGTGAACTGGCCGGACTCGGGTGGGAACCGCTCGACGTTCCCGTCACGCCCGCTCAACTCAAGGAGCGGCTGGCGGCACGGGCGCAGGCCATCAAAGTCGTGCTGCTTGATCAGAACTTATACGCCGGGATTGGAAACATCTATGCCAGCGAAGCCTGCTGGGTGGCCCGGATTGATCCGCGCACAAGCGCGAACAGACTTTCGCGCGCGCAATGCGAACGACTCTGCGCTGCGGTGCCGGATGTCTTGCGCACGGCCCTCGATCGCGGCGGGTCGTCGTTGCGCGACTTTATGAGTCCGGACGGTAACTATGGCTCATACCAAAAAGAGTTTCGCGTGTATGATCGCGAGAACGAAGAGTGCCTGCGCTGCAACGGAGCAATAAGTAAGATCGTGCAGGCTCAGCGATCAACCTACTTCTGCCCAAAGTGCCAAAAGAAGCGTTGA
- a CDS encoding T9SS type A sorting domain-containing protein, translating to MRTHLLTVTMICACALFAQAATYPVEALLAERVGGEPVLSGKLAGWQTLQAPDFDGYRMLWGTPVSLGDALDPQVIGEAVQRELGTAVPLQFRQRNTTPTRDYLIYRELRDNLPVVSGRTDVVLNKFDQVTRISQTSFAKWPAIGAFTLTKYVAGMHLSRGLEAADWQIADEQSFPCWYPDVESHELRAAYWLRIAGPRPHQRYNGIVDAETGAVLLQWSGIAHEVLDLSVTQPEWPMYEHEEPVSAPCAHQNVDVNAAQHVTSVTGGLSVEAGTQADVVATLVGTYVEVTNDDNGEQAIHGVHFDAPFNDEQFAWPLEQASPAEYNLYYHTTFIHDWYKVIDPSYNALDYAMPAVANYGSAYDNAFWNGFGTYYGSGLNYNNFGMYSDVIYHEYTHGATDGIYPDDMLPYVSQPGAMNEAWSDYFGCTINGDALMGEWLTGSAHQALRNLESIMVFPRNWTGEVHSDSPFISAPLWRLRGQLGIGYTDSLAHYARYALAELFFDYFVSVLETDDTDGNLANGTPHGEQIYASFGIHGIGPGTAPNFMIENLDISDESGNNNGYAEAGEGLLLSFRLVNDVLLFPPAATGVVLTLTTDDPTLVIDNGEYVVGSLGPREQFELGPVQIAVMPNATDHWGVLHLEVHADQLVEPLYVPIEFTVGLPKLRVVTRSLESDVHEYVTTALRDMDKIYEFERIAEGDALDLSALPDTGLVIWLSGDATQSHLSSPDIAQLDDLLASGGHVVLSGKSILAGTNMTFAAQTLGIEPQGYTRLRMASALTDPFVEGATYLLTGSGGAANQDSMTKLTPLAGATPVLRYGPAGTSYAGVVGPNGRTLTLGFGMEAIADNDPIGNESRTEFLAHVLAWAGLPTSAAEDGRLQPVQPTAFDLHTAYPNPFNSSVRIHYSVGQATQAALVIYDVLGREVHRAALSNGMGEYSWQPLQSSGVYFAVLQSDQRSSRPLKLLLVR from the coding sequence ATGCGAACGCATCTTCTTACTGTGACCATGATCTGTGCTTGTGCGCTCTTCGCTCAGGCCGCAACCTATCCGGTAGAAGCGCTGCTCGCGGAGCGCGTCGGCGGCGAACCGGTATTATCGGGCAAATTGGCTGGCTGGCAGACATTGCAAGCGCCGGACTTCGACGGCTACCGCATGCTGTGGGGCACGCCGGTGAGTTTGGGCGACGCCCTGGATCCGCAGGTGATCGGCGAAGCGGTGCAGCGTGAGTTGGGCACGGCCGTTCCGTTACAATTTCGGCAACGGAATACTACCCCGACGCGGGACTATCTCATCTATCGCGAACTACGCGACAATTTACCCGTCGTGAGTGGGCGCACGGACGTCGTGCTCAACAAGTTTGATCAGGTGACGCGCATCTCGCAGACAAGCTTCGCCAAGTGGCCCGCGATCGGCGCGTTCACGTTGACGAAATACGTGGCAGGGATGCACCTGAGCCGCGGACTTGAAGCGGCCGATTGGCAGATTGCCGACGAACAGAGCTTCCCCTGTTGGTACCCCGATGTCGAGTCGCACGAATTGCGCGCGGCATATTGGCTCCGTATCGCCGGACCTCGCCCGCACCAGCGATACAATGGAATCGTGGACGCGGAAACCGGTGCCGTGCTCCTGCAATGGTCGGGCATCGCGCACGAGGTGCTCGACTTGAGCGTGACTCAGCCGGAGTGGCCCATGTATGAACACGAGGAGCCGGTCAGCGCCCCCTGTGCGCATCAGAACGTGGACGTGAATGCCGCGCAACATGTCACCTCGGTAACAGGCGGGCTTTCAGTCGAAGCAGGCACGCAGGCAGACGTCGTGGCGACGCTTGTCGGTACATATGTTGAAGTGACCAACGACGACAACGGTGAACAGGCTATCCACGGCGTACATTTCGATGCGCCGTTCAATGACGAACAGTTTGCCTGGCCGCTGGAGCAAGCCTCGCCTGCCGAGTACAATCTCTACTACCATACGACGTTTATCCACGACTGGTACAAGGTCATTGATCCGAGTTATAACGCGCTCGACTATGCGATGCCGGCGGTGGCGAACTACGGCTCGGCATATGACAACGCCTTCTGGAACGGTTTCGGCACGTACTATGGTTCAGGATTGAACTACAACAACTTCGGCATGTACTCAGACGTCATTTACCACGAGTACACGCACGGCGCGACCGACGGCATCTATCCCGACGACATGCTCCCATACGTTAGTCAACCGGGCGCGATGAACGAAGCGTGGTCGGACTATTTCGGCTGCACCATCAACGGCGATGCCTTGATGGGAGAATGGTTGACGGGCAGCGCACATCAGGCGCTGCGCAATCTCGAGAGCATCATGGTCTTTCCGCGCAACTGGACAGGCGAAGTGCACAGCGACAGTCCATTCATTTCCGCGCCACTCTGGCGATTGCGCGGCCAACTGGGCATTGGCTATACGGACTCGCTCGCGCATTACGCTCGTTACGCTCTGGCTGAGTTGTTCTTTGACTATTTTGTCTCAGTACTCGAAACCGACGACACGGACGGAAACCTCGCCAACGGCACGCCGCACGGCGAACAGATCTACGCATCGTTTGGTATCCATGGCATCGGGCCGGGTACCGCGCCGAATTTCATGATCGAGAATCTTGACATTAGTGACGAGTCCGGCAACAACAATGGCTATGCTGAAGCCGGCGAAGGCCTGTTGTTGTCGTTTCGCCTCGTCAATGATGTGTTGTTGTTTCCACCCGCCGCGACAGGCGTCGTTTTGACCTTGACAACTGACGATCCGACACTGGTGATTGATAACGGCGAGTACGTCGTCGGATCGCTGGGACCGCGCGAGCAGTTTGAGTTGGGCCCTGTGCAGATCGCGGTCATGCCCAACGCGACGGACCATTGGGGCGTGCTGCATCTCGAAGTCCATGCCGACCAACTCGTCGAACCGCTCTACGTTCCCATCGAGTTTACGGTGGGCCTGCCGAAACTCCGCGTCGTGACGCGCTCGTTGGAGTCGGACGTGCATGAGTACGTTACCACAGCATTGCGGGACATGGACAAGATTTATGAGTTTGAGCGGATTGCCGAAGGTGATGCACTTGACTTGTCGGCGCTGCCGGATACGGGCTTGGTTATCTGGCTATCCGGTGATGCCACTCAGTCGCACTTAAGCTCTCCGGATATTGCACAGCTCGATGATCTGCTCGCAAGCGGTGGTCACGTAGTCTTGTCGGGCAAGAGCATTTTGGCCGGCACAAACATGACTTTCGCCGCGCAGACCTTGGGCATCGAGCCGCAAGGATATACGCGCCTGCGTATGGCTTCCGCGTTGACCGATCCATTCGTTGAGGGCGCCACCTATCTATTGACAGGATCCGGTGGCGCTGCCAATCAGGATAGTATGACCAAGTTGACTCCGTTGGCAGGCGCGACGCCCGTGCTGCGTTATGGCCCTGCCGGAACAAGTTACGCGGGAGTCGTTGGTCCGAACGGCCGAACGTTGACCCTTGGCTTCGGTATGGAGGCAATTGCCGATAACGATCCCATCGGCAACGAGTCGCGCACCGAGTTTTTGGCGCATGTGCTTGCGTGGGCTGGTCTGCCTACATCGGCCGCCGAGGACGGGCGCCTTCAGCCAGTGCAGCCCACGGCTTTTGACTTGCACACTGCCTATCCCAATCCGTTCAATAGCAGCGTGCGCATTCACTACTCCGTGGGTCAAGCGACGCAGGCCGCGCTGGTCATCTACGACGTGCTCGGCCGAGAGGTGCATCGTGCGGCGTTGAGTAACGGGATGGGCGAGTATAGTTGGCAGCCGTTACAGTCTTCCGGCGTCTACTTCGCGGTACTCCAGAGTGATCAGCGATCATCACGTCCGCTGAAGCTGCTGCTCGTGCGTTAG
- a CDS encoding inositol monophosphatase translates to MYLTEQHDDARALVRDTDECASLAFEACQLAGGVLMRYWQALNEADVREKSKGDLVTSADLEAERVVSEFLLREMPEAGIVCEEGTARAGNGLVWFLDPLDGTTNFVQRFPAFAVSLGLARLRDAAAPELLCGVVFNPLSGQLFWGAKDKGAFLGTQRLSVARKEKLSEAMLATGFPRRYHDELPAFLREFALIFPRCRAIRRAGSAALDLCWTAQGIFDGFWEHKLSPWDIAAGALIVQEAGGVCSDFMGDDAFLNSGNIVGAAPVIHQHILACIAEARQQG, encoded by the coding sequence ATGTATCTGACCGAACAACACGACGACGCGCGCGCGTTGGTGCGAGACACCGACGAGTGCGCGTCGTTAGCATTCGAGGCCTGCCAACTGGCCGGAGGCGTTCTGATGCGCTACTGGCAGGCGCTGAACGAGGCCGACGTGCGCGAAAAATCGAAGGGCGATCTGGTGACCAGCGCCGATCTCGAAGCGGAACGCGTTGTTTCCGAATTCCTGCTGCGCGAGATGCCCGAGGCCGGAATCGTCTGCGAAGAGGGCACGGCCCGGGCCGGAAACGGGCTGGTGTGGTTTCTTGATCCGTTGGACGGAACAACGAATTTTGTGCAGCGCTTCCCGGCGTTTGCTGTCAGCTTGGGTTTGGCCCGGTTGCGGGATGCCGCAGCGCCTGAGCTGTTGTGCGGCGTGGTATTCAATCCGCTGTCAGGACAGCTATTCTGGGGCGCCAAAGACAAAGGCGCATTTTTGGGCACGCAGCGCCTTAGTGTCGCGCGGAAAGAGAAGCTCAGCGAGGCGATGCTGGCCACCGGGTTTCCGCGCCGCTACCATGACGAACTGCCGGCGTTTTTGCGCGAGTTTGCCCTCATCTTTCCACGCTGCCGGGCGATCCGCCGCGCAGGTTCGGCGGCCCTCGATCTGTGCTGGACTGCCCAGGGGATCTTCGATGGATTCTGGGAGCACAAGCTGTCGCCGTGGGATATCGCGGCGGGCGCCCTAATTGTGCAGGAGGCCGGCGGTGTTTGCAGCGACTTCATGGGCGACGATGCGTTTCTCAACAGCGGCAACATCGTGGGGGCGGCGCCGGTGATTCATCAACACATATTGGCCTGCATCGCCGAGGCGCGGCAGCAAGGTTAG